The genomic window ATAAATGATGGAGCCAGTGTGATGTTGGTGGCTTCAGAGGAAGCAGTAAAAAAATATAACTTGACTCCTTTGGTTGAGATAGTGGCCACTGGACAGGGCGGAGTGGACCCGTCTATTATGGGGATGGGACCAGTTCCTGCTGTAAATAATGCTTTAAAAAAAGCTGGGATGACGCTAAAAGAGATGGAATTATTAGAATTAAATGAAGCTTTTGCAGCACAATCTCTTGGTGTGATGACAGAATTAACCAGACAATATGATGTGACTCTAGATTGGTTTAGTGATAAAACTAATGTAAATGGAGGAGCTATAGCTTTGGGACATCCTGTAGGAGCAAGTGGGAATAGGATTACCACAACTCTTATTCATGAGATGAAAAAAAGAGAGGTAAACTTTGGTCTGGCATCCCTTTGTATCGGTGGAGGAATGGGAACAGCGGTAATCTTAAAAAATGTAAAATAAACTTTTGATTAAAAAAGGTAGTTAACCAGTATTTTACTGGTTAACTACCTTTTTGTTTTTTATCTAAATCTATAACCAATTCCAAATGTCCATCTAGAATAATCATAGTTTGTTTTATGTACCTTAGAATGGGTGTCTTGATATGAAACTTCCAATACTACTCCATCATTTTCTACTCCGCCACCAAGGGCATAGTATAATCCATCTTTAGGAGTGTGATCTCCTCCATCTTTCATATTAAATGAGTAACCTAAATTAGCTTTAAGGAAAGTTTCCCAAGAAGAGTCCCCTAAATATCCAATTTTATATTTTAACGCACCATAAACTGGGACAGATTTGAATAAAGGATCATTTGCATTTTTATTTTCTTGGTTAATCTGGTATGCGATACCTGCACCTAGATATAGGTTGTCATTTACAGAGTTCATGATCTCCGCTGCAAAATCTACTCCTACACCAGAAGTTTTCTCTTTGTAAACAGTGCTGGAGTTATCATGGTTATACGTACCAAAACCATTTAATCCGATTCTTGTTTCTATATACTTGTCTGCCATAGCTGTAGTAGCAGTTCCTACTAACAGTCCTATCAATAATAATTTTTTCATACTCCACCTCTTTAAATAAATTTAAATATGATTATGACCCATATATTCAATAGGTCATAAAACATTAATGTATTTTAATACGGTTTAGACTATAATACAACTAAAATTATAGATATATTAGTTAAATTTTTCTTCTACATATTTCTCACTGACTACAGCAGCTATAGCACCATCAGCAGAAGCAGTTATAACCTGATATAATAATTTTTCTCTGCAGTCACCTGTAGCATATACACCTTCTAAATTATCTCCAGTAGAAGAAAGTTTTACATTTAGAGTTTTTTCATCTGTAATCAAGAATCCACCAGGATTAACTACCAGTTTGTCTTTGAGTAATTCAGTGTTTGGAACATTTCCAACTAGAACAAATACGCCGATTGGCTTATCTCCTCCGCTATGTTCTGTGATTTCTCCAGTTATCTTATTCTTTAAAACGATACTTTCAAGACCTCTAATAGGATCTCCCTTCATTTCTTCTACTACAGTATCCCAAAAAAAGTTTATTTTTTCGTTTTTAAATGCCTTTTCTTGGATAGATTTGGCAGCTCTTAACTTATCTCTTCTATGAACTATATTTACTTTTTTAGCGAACTTAGTTAAGAAGATAGCTTCCTCTACTGCGGTATCTCCACCACCGATGACAAAGACCTCTAAATCTCTTACGAAAAACCCATCACAGGTAGCACAATATGAAACTCCTCTACCAGTATATTCTTTTTCTCCGGGGGCACCAACTAATCTAGGAGATGCTCCAGTAGCTAGGATAATAGATTTGGATTTATAAATTGTTCCTGATTCTCCAGTTAGAGTTTTTATATTGGATTCTAAATCAAGATCGATGATAGTATCAGTCTTAAATTCACATCCAAAATTTACAGCTTGGTTTTTCATCCTCATTGTAAGTTCTGTGCCTGATTCAGATATCATTCCTCCGGGATAATTTTCTATTTCAGATGTCGTGGAAATTTGACCTCCTACAAGCATGTTTTTCTCTATTATTAGTGTTTTCATCATTCCTCTGGCACCATAAAGACCGGCAGATAGACCAGCAGGACCAGCACCTAATATAATTAAATCATATAAATTTTCCATAAAATTCCTCCTAAAACATTAGTATTACGTAATATAACTATATACTTATTTTACTGAAATAACAACTAATAAATTATTTTTATTTTTCCCTTGCAATTGAGTAAAATGGAGGTATAATTGTATTAAAATATAAAAAAATGGAGGATGAACCTATGAAGGAAAAAATTTTAAAGTTGTTAGTTAAATCTGAGCCACTAAAGACTGGGGATATCGCTAAGATTTTGAAGGTTGACAGTAAGGAAGTTACCAAAGCTCTAAAAGCCTTGAAAAAGGAAGAAAAAATTATTTCTCCTAAAAGGTGTTTCTACACAGTTGAAAAAGTGGAAGAGAAGTTAGTTGTAAATAAAAAAGAATTTATTTCTCTTTATAAAGAAAAGGGAACTTTTAAAACTAAAGTGGAAGCCGAAACAAATTTAAATGCCTTCATGGATCTTATAGGAGAGTTGCTAACTTCTGGAAAAGAAGTGAATTTTACAGGGTGGGGAAAGTTTAAGGTGGCTGAAAGAGAAGAAAGAAAAGGAAGAAATCCTCAAACTGGAAAAGAGATCACTATTGCTGCAAAAAAATTAATTAAATTTAAATCAGGAAAAAAATTAGATGAGAAAGTGAATAATTAATTCAAAAAGATAAAGCGAAATAGTTCTAAGTGTTTTACTATAGATGTAAAATAAGGAGGGGTTATATGAGTAAAATTAAAGTGAATAGTGTACAGGATGTAAGAACAGAATTGTTATCTGGGTTAAAAGATGATATAAAGATCAGGACTAGAAATATAAAAGTAAGGTATGAAGATGGGACTACAAGGGTTGTAAGACATCTTCCAATAGAAGCTTTTTTACAAATTTCAGAAGATGAGAAGTTTTTAAAAACTTCTAAAATAGTTGACTTTTATGTGATGCGTGAAGATGCAGATTTAATAGTGTTTTTAGATGGTAGTATGGATGTATCCGCTTATGACTCGGTTTCTTATAAATCGTTAAAAGAGTTAAATGATAGAGATGTAGTTAAAACTATAGTTATAAAAAATGGAGAAGAATTAACTGAGGAATATAAAGAAAAAATTAAAAAGAGATTGAAAAAAGTTGTGATAAAACAGGTTGAATAATGAAAAAGGGTTCGGAAAATTTTATTTTTTCTAAACCCTTTTTTATTTGATAAGATGATTTTTGGTTTTAGATAAACTTCAATTATTTGCTCAAATTTTCAATAAGTAAGTAATGAACTCAATTTTAAAAATACCATTAATTGTTGCAACACGTTATAAAAAACAATGAAAAAGATGGAACGATATCGTTCCATCTCTAGTGTTTAATGCTTCTATAGAAAAAAATTAGTAATTTTTTCCTGCTGCCATAATATTGTTGATATCAAAAGCATGACAAGGAGTTACTGCATATACCATACCACAGTGAGGGCAAGTATATTCCATAGTTACCATTGTTATTTCCTCGTTGCATTCGTGGCACTTAAAAACTGCTGGGATAGGCATAGATTGTTGACTGAATCCCATCATTCTTACCTTATCAACTACTTGTTTTCCATTTTCAAAACTTCCATTACATCCATCGTGCATATTTTCCCTCCTAATTTTTTATTATTTCAAAGTTTGCTTCTAATTCTTGGCCATATCTAAGTTTAGTTCTCATTCCTTGGATAACTTCATCCAAAGACTCTAATTTGTGTAAGATAGCTTTTTCTTCGGTTGTTATCTCCATAACTTTATCGATTCCACCATTACTGATGATGATTCTTTTGTCCCCCATAAGAGCCAGGATAGGGTCATGGGTAGCCATAAGAACTATCTTTTCTTCTCCTACTAATAGATCCAGTGCTTTCTTTCTGTCGATACCGGCATTTTCTATCTCATCTATAAGTACAATTGGTGATTTACTTAAGATAGCAACGTCAGCAATCATAAGAGCTCTAGATTGACCACCACTAAGACTGGTGATAGGAGTATCTAAAGAGAATTTTTCTCCAGCTAGTTCATTGGCTTTATTAAATATTTTCTCTATAATTTCTTTTTCGTTTTCTACCATTCTACTTTTGGCGTGGAGTTCGACAAACTCTTCTACACTAAGGTCCATGACAAAGTTCATATTTTGTGACAGTTGTGCTACTAACTTGTTGTTGCTGGAAAATCTACTTTGAATATCCATAGCTTTACCGTCGATAAGAACAGTTCTATTTGTAGGAGTATCAGCGTTAGCTCCCCATTCAATATCGGCTAATAATCTACTTTTTCCACTTCCAGTAGGACCAACGATGGCTATTATCTCACCTTTATTTATAGTTAATTCGTTAAAAGTTTCCGCTTCCTTATATTTGTTAAATCCAGGCTTTAGAGTGATGCTTTGAACACCTTTATCCTCTTCGACTCCTAAAAAATCTATCATTTGATTGGTGAAAATGATAAATGAATCGACTAGTTCATTTGGGATGATCGCTTTTTCTTCTAAAACCTCTGGATCTAAAAGATTAAGATGTGTAATAAGTGTAGTATCTTTAGCATCGTCTAAATCGATAAGGTGATCGGTCAAAAAATCTTCGATGAAAGGGTATAGATCAAGTAATTCTGCAACGGTTTTATTATCTACTGTATTTTTATTAATCATTGTTATCCTCCAAATTTATTTTTCTGACGTTACCCATTTGATGTTCTTCACCTATTCTAGTCTCTCCTAAACAATAAGAACATAGAGCAGAAGGCATAGAGAATCTCAATTTTTTTCCTTTTAAAGTTTTTAACTCTTCGTCTTTACTATAGATAAGAGTTGAAAATTCATATGCACCCTGGCCGGTTAATCCGTTGACATGCATAGTTGTGGCTCTAGGATTTACAGATGTAACTCTAGACATAAATACTTCCCTTTCAGCTTGAGATACTATATCTCCCTTTGTGATTACAACAATGTCTGCTGTTTTTAACATAGGTCCGATTTTTTTAGGGGTATTAATTCCACTTAGATTGTCGATAACACAGATGGCTTTTATATCTTGGATATAAGGTGAACATCTGTTACATAATCCGGCACTCTCTGTGATAAGAAGGTCTAGCCCTTGCTTTATTCCCCACTGAGTTACTTCCTCTATATTACTTACGAAATAGTGGTCGGGACAAAGTGATGCAGATAATCCTTTTTTTACAGGGACACCAATTTTTTCATATAATATATCGTCATCGGTGTATAAACAGTCGAATTTTACGACTCCTACTTTGACACCTCTAGATTTTAAATTTTCTATTGTTTTTATAATTAAAGCTGTTTTCCCTGATGAAGGGGGTCCAGATACT from Psychrilyobacter atlanticus DSM 19335 includes these protein-coding regions:
- a CDS encoding ATP-binding cassette domain-containing protein is translated as MIDFLGVEEDKGVQSITLKPGFNKYKEAETFNELTINKGEIIAIVGPTGSGKSRLLADIEWGANADTPTNRTVLIDGKAMDIQSRFSSNNKLVAQLSQNMNFVMDLSVEEFVELHAKSRMVENEKEIIEKIFNKANELAGEKFSLDTPITSLSGGQSRALMIADVAILSKSPIVLIDEIENAGIDRKKALDLLVGEEKIVLMATHDPILALMGDKRIIISNGGIDKVMEITTEEKAILHKLESLDEVIQGMRTKLRYGQELEANFEIIKN
- a CDS encoding HU family DNA-binding protein, which gives rise to MKEKILKLLVKSEPLKTGDIAKILKVDSKEVTKALKALKKEEKIISPKRCFYTVEKVEEKLVVNKKEFISLYKEKGTFKTKVEAETNLNAFMDLIGELLTSGKEVNFTGWGKFKVAEREERKGRNPQTGKEITIAAKKLIKFKSGKKLDEKVNN
- a CDS encoding outer membrane beta-barrel protein; protein product: MKKLLLIGLLVGTATTAMADKYIETRIGLNGFGTYNHDNSSTVYKEKTSGVGVDFAAEIMNSVNDNLYLGAGIAYQINQENKNANDPLFKSVPVYGALKYKIGYLGDSSWETFLKANLGYSFNMKDGGDHTPKDGLYYALGGGVENDGVVLEVSYQDTHSKVHKTNYDYSRWTFGIGYRFR
- a CDS encoding GTP-binding protein; this translates as MNLITVSGPPSSGKTALIIKTIENLKSRGVKVGVVKFDCLYTDDDILYEKIGVPVKKGLSASLCPDHYFVSNIEEVTQWGIKQGLDLLITESAGLCNRCSPYIQDIKAICVIDNLSGINTPKKIGPMLKTADIVVITKGDIVSQAEREVFMSRVTSVNPRATTMHVNGLTGQGAYEFSTLIYSKDEELKTLKGKKLRFSMPSALCSYCLGETRIGEEHQMGNVRKINLEDNND
- a CDS encoding NAD(P)/FAD-dependent oxidoreductase, yielding MENLYDLIILGAGPAGLSAGLYGARGMMKTLIIEKNMLVGGQISTTSEIENYPGGMISESGTELTMRMKNQAVNFGCEFKTDTIIDLDLESNIKTLTGESGTIYKSKSIILATGASPRLVGAPGEKEYTGRGVSYCATCDGFFVRDLEVFVIGGGDTAVEEAIFLTKFAKKVNIVHRRDKLRAAKSIQEKAFKNEKINFFWDTVVEEMKGDPIRGLESIVLKNKITGEITEHSGGDKPIGVFVLVGNVPNTELLKDKLVVNPGGFLITDEKTLNVKLSSTGDNLEGVYATGDCREKLLYQVITASADGAIAAVVSEKYVEEKFN